From the genome of Geminocystis herdmanii PCC 6308, one region includes:
- a CDS encoding aldo/keto reductase — protein sequence MIESKIKVADNLLLSPMGCGTWAWGNRFLWGYDTTMDKELQQVFNLHVSQGVTWFDTGDSYGTGKLEGRSESLLGKFTKEYQGDHQDEISIATKLAVYPWRLTPQSMVKACEKSAERLGRSIDLVQMHWSPAKYLPWQEKPLWDGLAQLYHQKAVKGIGLSNYGAKNLQRAYDYLKQQGVKISTLQVQYSLLSTYPFVKLGLKELCEELGIQIIAYSPLTLGILTGKYQDLKNLPSGPRKGLFKGLLPKIKPLLQTLEIMAKDNGKTMAQTALNWCICQGTIPIPGAKNLTQARENIGALGWRLSPSEVLELSSIVLSLEKQMIQNIFQTE from the coding sequence ATGATCGAATCAAAAATTAAAGTTGCTGATAATTTGTTGCTTTCTCCTATGGGATGCGGTACTTGGGCTTGGGGTAATCGTTTCCTTTGGGGTTATGATACGACTATGGATAAGGAATTACAACAGGTTTTTAATCTTCATGTTTCTCAGGGTGTTACTTGGTTTGATACGGGGGATTCCTACGGCACGGGAAAATTAGAGGGCAGAAGTGAGAGTCTTTTAGGTAAGTTTACTAAAGAATATCAGGGAGATCATCAAGATGAAATTTCGATCGCCACAAAACTAGCGGTATATCCTTGGCGTTTGACTCCTCAATCGATGGTGAAGGCTTGTGAAAAATCGGCGGAAAGATTGGGGAGATCGATCGACTTAGTGCAAATGCACTGGTCTCCTGCGAAATATCTCCCTTGGCAAGAAAAGCCTTTATGGGATGGTTTAGCTCAGTTATATCATCAAAAAGCGGTGAAAGGTATCGGTTTATCTAATTATGGGGCAAAAAATTTACAACGTGCCTATGATTATTTAAAGCAACAGGGAGTAAAAATTAGTACCCTTCAAGTACAATATTCTTTGCTTTCTACCTATCCTTTTGTGAAGTTAGGATTAAAAGAATTATGTGAGGAGTTGGGCATTCAAATTATTGCCTATAGTCCTCTTACTTTAGGTATTTTGACAGGTAAATATCAAGATTTGAAAAATTTGCCGTCTGGACCGAGAAAAGGCTTGTTTAAAGGATTATTACCGAAAATTAAACCATTATTACAAACATTAGAAATAATGGCAAAAGATAATGGTAAAACCATGGCACAAACCGCCCTTAATTGGTGTATTTGTCAAGGTACAATTCCGATTCCGGGGGCAAAAAATTTGACTCAGGCTAGGGAAAATATTGGGGCGTTGGGGTGGCGTTTATCCCCTTCGGAGGTGTTAGAATTAAGCTCGATCGTGCTTAGTTTAGAAAAGCAAATGATTCAAAATATTTTTCAAACAGAATAG
- a CDS encoding NuoF family protein — protein MELSRLEYIAEETIAKRKAIRILCCGAASCKSSGSEAIINELKSSIESQGLQDEVEVVPVGCMKFCGKGVLVEVAPLNLLYENVRPEDASSIVKALKGEEEATAPMGDYNHPFFALQMSIVLENSGKINPESIDEYIAVGGYQQLYRALHEMTPQGIVKEVITSGLRGRGGGGYPTGLKWATVAKMPSQQKYIVCNADEGDPGAFMDRSVLESDPHRIIEGMAIAGYAVGANQGYIYVRAEYPLAIARLQKAIQQAKRQDLIGTQIFNSLFDFKIDIRVGAGAFVCGEETALIASIEGERGNPRPRPPYPAQSGLWGYPTLINNVETYANIVPIIREGGAWYANIGTEKSKGTKVFALTGNVNNTGLIEVPMGTSIRQIVEEMGGGVPGNNEIKAVQTGGPSGGCIPSQYFDTPVDYESLKELGTIMGSGGMIVIDEDTNMVALARFYMEFCRGETCGKCIPCRTGTVQLYQMLTKILNGEATEGDISKLEQLSHMVKATSLCGLGQTAPNPVLSTLNYFKEEYLQLLKS, from the coding sequence ATGGAATTAAGTAGATTAGAATACATAGCAGAAGAAACCATAGCTAAACGTAAAGCCATAAGAATTTTATGCTGTGGCGCGGCTAGTTGCAAATCTTCTGGTTCAGAAGCTATTATTAATGAGTTAAAAAGTTCGATCGAATCTCAGGGATTACAGGACGAAGTAGAAGTAGTGCCAGTGGGTTGCATGAAGTTTTGCGGTAAGGGAGTTTTAGTGGAGGTTGCCCCACTTAACTTATTATATGAGAATGTGCGCCCCGAAGATGCTAGTTCGATCGTCAAAGCGCTCAAAGGTGAGGAAGAAGCCACCGCGCCTATGGGTGACTATAATCATCCCTTCTTTGCTTTACAAATGTCCATTGTGTTGGAAAATAGCGGTAAAATCAACCCCGAAAGCATCGATGAATATATTGCCGTAGGAGGTTATCAACAGCTATACCGTGCTTTGCATGAAATGACACCCCAGGGAATAGTTAAAGAAGTTATTACCAGTGGTTTACGAGGCAGGGGAGGAGGAGGTTATCCTACGGGCTTAAAATGGGCTACCGTTGCTAAAATGCCTAGTCAACAAAAGTACATCGTTTGTAATGCTGACGAAGGTGATCCGGGTGCTTTCATGGATCGAAGTGTTCTTGAAAGTGATCCTCATCGTATTATTGAAGGTATGGCGATCGCAGGTTATGCCGTGGGAGCAAATCAAGGTTACATCTACGTTAGAGCCGAATATCCTCTGGCGATCGCACGATTACAAAAAGCCATTCAACAGGCAAAAAGACAAGACTTGATAGGCACACAAATATTTAATAGCCTGTTTGACTTTAAGATTGATATTAGAGTGGGTGCAGGGGCATTTGTCTGCGGGGAGGAGACAGCCTTAATCGCTTCCATAGAAGGAGAAAGAGGTAATCCACGCCCACGCCCACCTTATCCTGCCCAATCAGGCTTATGGGGATACCCAACTTTAATCAACAACGTAGAAACCTACGCCAACATCGTACCAATTATCAGGGAGGGGGGTGCATGGTATGCCAATATTGGTACAGAAAAAAGTAAGGGTACAAAAGTATTTGCTCTCACAGGTAACGTTAATAATACAGGTTTGATCGAAGTGCCGATGGGTACAAGTATTCGGCAAATCGTTGAAGAAATGGGAGGAGGAGTGCCGGGTAACAATGAAATCAAAGCTGTACAAACAGGAGGTCCTTCTGGGGGTTGTATTCCTTCTCAATATTTTGATACCCCAGTAGATTACGAATCCCTCAAGGAATTAGGTACTATTATGGGATCAGGAGGCATGATAGTTATAGATGAAGATACTAATATGGTAGCCCTTGCCCGATTTTATATGGAATTTTGTCGAGGGGAAACCTGCGGAAAATGTATTCCCTGTCGTACTGGTACAGTGCAATTGTATCAAATGTTGACTAAAATCCTCAACGGGGAAGCGACGGAAGGGGATATTAGTAAACTAGAGCAATTATCTCACATGGTGAAAGCTACCAGTTTATGCGGTTTAGGGCAAACTGCACCTAATCCCGTGTTAAGCACTTTAAACTATTTTAAAGAGGAATATTTACAATTACTAAAATCCTAA
- a CDS encoding NADH-quinone oxidoreductase subunit B family protein has protein sequence MDKIRFATVWLAGCSGCHMSFLDLDEFLFDVAEAVDVVYSPVASDIKHYPDNVDVCLVEGAIANEENLELLLEVRKKTKFLISFGDCAVTANVPAMRNMLNGTDPVLKRCYLELSDDSGQIPKDPHIVPELLEKVQPIHHMVEVDLFLPGCPPSAQRIKDAIAPLLKGEKPVMEGREMIKFG, from the coding sequence ATGGACAAGATAAGATTTGCTACAGTATGGTTGGCAGGATGCTCAGGTTGTCATATGTCATTCCTCGACTTAGACGAATTTTTGTTCGATGTCGCCGAAGCCGTTGACGTTGTATATAGCCCCGTTGCCAGTGACATCAAGCACTATCCTGATAACGTTGACGTTTGTTTGGTGGAAGGTGCGATCGCCAATGAGGAAAACCTAGAATTACTCTTAGAAGTACGCAAAAAAACCAAGTTTCTCATCTCCTTCGGGGATTGTGCCGTTACCGCCAATGTACCAGCCATGCGAAATATGTTAAATGGTACTGATCCAGTCTTAAAACGCTGTTATCTTGAGTTAAGCGACGATTCAGGACAAATACCAAAAGACCCTCATATCGTACCAGAATTGCTCGAAAAAGTCCAGCCTATTCATCACATGGTAGAAGTGGATTTATTCTTACCCGGTTGCCCTCCTTCTGCCCAACGCATTAAAGATGCCATCGCACCTCTTTTAAAAGGAGAAAAACCTGTCATGGAAGGGCGAGAAATGATCAAATTTGGTTAA
- a CDS encoding sirohydrochlorin chelatase has protein sequence MSNSAYLLVVHGSRNSSYRKQLEQLQDLIVKGLDGNCLLTTAYLELGEKPLSDSIVEFSIECLKYNYQTLKIIPLFLFSGTHVLEDIPEEVNTAQKNVSITLELMPLMGGSKDLIDLLECKYQEYPDFERVLFCHGTRLEKGKEESKIIGEKLNAKVAYWSILPDLWTIIDNMVNSGVKKIVILPYFLFSGKIIDSIVQEIQRLRDYNKIELILLKPLGATVELAEVILKQIEN, from the coding sequence ATGTCTAATTCAGCTTATCTTTTAGTGGTGCATGGTAGTCGAAATTCAAGTTATCGTAAACAATTAGAGCAATTACAGGATTTAATTGTGAAGGGTTTAGATGGTAACTGTCTTTTAACTACGGCTTATTTAGAATTGGGAGAAAAACCTTTATCGGATAGTATTGTGGAGTTTTCGATCGAGTGTCTCAAATATAATTATCAAACTCTAAAAATTATACCCTTATTTTTGTTTTCTGGTACTCACGTTTTAGAAGATATTCCCGAAGAAGTAAATACTGCTCAAAAAAATGTTTCTATCACCCTTGAATTAATGCCCTTGATGGGGGGAAGTAAAGATTTAATCGATTTATTAGAGTGTAAATATCAAGAATATCCAGACTTTGAGCGAGTGTTATTTTGTCATGGCACAAGACTTGAAAAGGGAAAAGAAGAATCAAAGATTATAGGGGAAAAATTGAACGCTAAAGTTGCGTATTGGTCAATTTTACCTGATTTATGGACAATTATCGATAATATGGTCAATTCTGGAGTAAAAAAAATAGTAATTTTACCGTACTTTTTATTTTCAGGGAAAATTATAGACTCGATCGTGCAGGAAATACAAAGATTACGAGACTATAACAAAATTGAATTAATCTTATTAAAACCGTTAGGTGCAACAGTAGAATTAGCAGAAGTTATCTTAAAGCAAATAGAAAATTAA
- a CDS encoding HepT-like ribonuclease domain-containing protein — MRINDMLTEITVIENTVKDLNFDTFSQNQQALRVILYGLAVIGEAVARTIDELEQFDSNIPWSQIRGLRNMVIHEYFRLNLVMIWETVQIDLPILKEFLLQIQNDLINTE; from the coding sequence TTGCGAATTAATGATATGTTGACGGAGATTACGGTTATTGAAAATACGGTAAAAGACTTAAATTTTGATACCTTTTCTCAAAATCAACAGGCTTTACGGGTAATTTTATACGGGTTAGCTGTTATTGGTGAAGCAGTGGCAAGAACAATTGATGAATTAGAGCAATTTGATTCAAACATTCCTTGGAGTCAGATTAGAGGATTGCGAAATATGGTAATTCATGAGTATTTTCGCCTGAATTTAGTCATGATTTGGGAAACGGTACAGATTGATTTGCCAATACTGAAGGAGTTTTTATTGCAGATTCAAAATGATTTAATTAACACTGAATAA
- the hoxU gene encoding bidirectional hydrogenase complex protein HoxU: MSVNTLKINGIDVAVETGTSILKAAKEAGIPIPTLCHLEGVSDVGACRLCLVEIKGNPNLVPSCLTETQEGMEVFTQTEQLQEYRKMIVELLFAEGNHVCAVCVANNNCQLQDVAIEVGMDHTRFNYRFPQRDVDLSHPQFGIDHNRCILCTRCVRVCAEIETAHVWNVAFRGAAAKIISGLNQPWGDVDACTSCGKCVDACPTGSIFRKGSTTAEMVKDRSKVEFLSNAREKHQWTR; encoded by the coding sequence ATGTCTGTAAATACTCTAAAAATTAATGGAATTGACGTAGCAGTGGAAACTGGTACAAGTATTCTGAAAGCGGCAAAAGAAGCAGGAATCCCTATTCCTACCCTGTGTCATTTAGAGGGGGTTTCTGATGTGGGTGCTTGTCGCTTATGTTTAGTAGAAATTAAAGGTAATCCGAACCTTGTGCCTAGTTGTCTTACTGAAACTCAAGAAGGCATGGAAGTTTTTACTCAAACAGAACAGCTACAAGAATATCGTAAAATGATCGTTGAATTACTCTTTGCCGAAGGTAATCACGTTTGTGCCGTCTGTGTCGCTAATAATAATTGTCAACTGCAAGACGTAGCGATCGAAGTAGGCATGGATCACACTAGATTTAATTATCGCTTCCCTCAGCGAGATGTGGACTTATCTCACCCCCAATTTGGCATTGATCACAATCGCTGTATCCTATGTACCAGATGCGTGAGAGTCTGTGCTGAAATTGAAACCGCCCATGTGTGGAATGTCGCCTTTCGGGGGGCAGCCGCTAAAATTATTAGTGGATTGAATCAGCCTTGGGGAGACGTTGATGCTTGTACATCTTGCGGTAAATGTGTGGATGCTTGTCCTACAGGTAGCATTTTCCGTAAAGGTAGCACTACCGCCGAAATGGTAAAAGATCGCAGTAAAGTTGAATTTTTAAGTAATGCACGGGAGAAACACCAATGGACAAGATAA
- a CDS encoding Uma2 family endonuclease, translating to MTLLATKIISDTWIDADWQEFMQLTENPDYEKGKFYYYQGKLRIEMSPLGNDHASDHSIVNTAINNYSALKNINLNGKDNCSYRKTGYQEAQPDLSYYIGDIVNAIPYGTSIIKLDDFPPPTLVVEIANYSLKDDRGEKRLLYEEIGVKEYWIVDVKKSEIIAFKIENQGSYRIRESLVLPHLKLSLLEEALRMTREKNHSQVNAWLLEKFNL from the coding sequence ATGACTCTCTTAGCCACAAAAATAATTAGTGATACATGGATAGATGCTGACTGGCAAGAATTCATGCAACTCACGGAAAATCCTGATTATGAAAAGGGCAAATTCTATTATTATCAAGGTAAATTAAGAATCGAAATGTCACCATTAGGAAATGATCATGCTAGTGATCATTCGATCGTCAATACTGCTATAAATAACTATAGTGCTTTAAAAAATATTAACTTGAATGGAAAGGATAACTGTAGCTATCGTAAAACAGGCTATCAGGAAGCACAACCAGATTTATCTTACTATATCGGTGACATCGTTAATGCTATTCCCTACGGTACAAGTATCATCAAATTAGATGATTTTCCTCCCCCCACTTTAGTCGTAGAAATAGCTAATTATTCTTTAAAGGACGATCGAGGAGAAAAGCGATTATTATATGAAGAAATAGGAGTAAAAGAATATTGGATTGTCGATGTTAAAAAAAGTGAAATAATTGCTTTCAAAATAGAGAATCAAGGTAGTTATCGCATTAGAGAATCTTTAGTTTTACCACACTTAAAATTATCCTTGTTAGAAGAAGCATTAAGAATGACTCGTGAAAAAAATCATAGTCAAGTAAATGCTTGGTTATTAGAAAAATTTAATTTATAG
- the hoxE gene encoding bidirectional hydrogenase complex protein HoxE translates to MLKSPSEKANTGDKRLKVLDITIKRNQNRQDALIEILHKAQSSFGYLEEDVLIYIAHQLKLPLSQVFGVATFYHLFSLKPSGAHNCVVCLGTACYVKGSSELLDKLAEEVNLHQGETTPDGKVSLMTARCIGACGLAPAAVYDGKVCGKQTAELVLSQVKEWLKSNEE, encoded by the coding sequence ATGTTAAAATCTCCATCTGAAAAAGCCAATACAGGTGATAAACGTCTCAAGGTATTAGATATAACGATTAAAAGAAATCAAAATCGTCAAGATGCACTTATTGAAATTTTACATAAAGCCCAATCTTCCTTCGGTTACTTAGAAGAAGATGTTTTAATCTACATTGCCCATCAACTAAAATTACCCTTAAGTCAAGTTTTTGGTGTCGCTACGTTTTATCATCTTTTCTCCTTGAAACCTTCGGGGGCGCATAATTGTGTAGTTTGCTTAGGTACAGCTTGTTATGTAAAAGGTTCATCAGAATTACTGGATAAGTTAGCAGAGGAGGTAAATTTACATCAAGGAGAAACAACTCCCGATGGTAAAGTATCCTTAATGACTGCCCGTTGTATTGGGGCGTGTGGTTTAGCACCTGCGGCGGTTTACGATGGTAAAGTATGCGGAAAACAGACAGCCGAGTTGGTGTTATCCCAAGTGAAGGAATGGCTGAAATCTAATGAGGAATGA
- the fabG gene encoding 3-oxoacyl-[acyl-carrier-protein] reductase: MELLPPNFQRLKDQVAIITGASRGIGKATAFALASEGAKVVVNYASNSQAADEVVTEITEAGGEAIAISADVSQSEAVEAMFKQTVSQWGKVDVLVNNAGITRDTLLLRMKLEDWQQVINLNLTGVFLCCKSASKIMLKQRSGRIINISSVAGQMGNPGQANYSAAKAGVIGLTKTLAKEFASRGVTVNAVAPGFIETDMTQGLQAEEILKAIPLNRYGKPEEIAGMIRFLACDRASNYITGQVFNVDGGMVM; this comes from the coding sequence ATGGAACTTTTACCCCCTAATTTTCAAAGATTAAAAGATCAAGTCGCTATTATAACAGGTGCATCCAGAGGTATTGGTAAAGCTACTGCCTTCGCTTTAGCTTCCGAAGGTGCAAAAGTTGTTGTTAATTATGCTAGTAACAGTCAAGCCGCCGATGAAGTGGTTACAGAAATTACTGAAGCAGGAGGAGAAGCCATTGCTATTAGTGCCGATGTATCTCAATCTGAGGCGGTAGAAGCTATGTTTAAACAAACTGTCTCACAATGGGGAAAAGTTGATGTTTTAGTCAACAATGCAGGAATTACTAGAGATACTCTTTTATTGCGCATGAAATTGGAAGACTGGCAACAAGTGATTAACCTTAATTTAACAGGGGTGTTTTTATGTTGTAAATCCGCTAGTAAGATTATGCTTAAACAAAGAAGCGGTAGAATTATTAATATTTCATCGGTAGCAGGACAAATGGGCAATCCCGGACAAGCCAACTACAGTGCCGCTAAAGCTGGAGTTATCGGTTTAACTAAAACCCTCGCTAAAGAATTTGCTAGTCGTGGTGTCACCGTTAATGCCGTTGCACCCGGTTTCATTGAAACAGATATGACTCAAGGTTTACAAGCTGAGGAAATTTTAAAAGCAATCCCTCTTAATCGTTACGGCAAACCCGAAGAAATCGCAGGAATGATTCGTTTTCTTGCGTGCGATCGAGCTTCTAATTATATTACAGGACAGGTGTTCAATGTTGACGGCGGAATGGTGATGTAA
- a CDS encoding GNAT family N-acetyltransferase: MRKNVSLDIENLNTLLHQIHDFHQTLCQEWANVASQWNNLKSTWRDKQFNEFEPKFEQFSANYYEEIEQCEKYITFLSQIVKIEDTKQLNINNLVAKFTGGGQVNINNLQSISPPPKKPVDISSVSDFAKNLEYKTGYGSFESFEVKSQAQIQAVLADGSVIARIKVKKEKDGRIFIQDIDVANDYRRKGIATMLVYHLEEKFKQGTQLYFVANDAPKFWKEMGFKPVNKDEKTEYCKTL, encoded by the coding sequence ATGAGAAAAAATGTAAGTTTAGACATAGAAAATCTTAACACCTTACTCCATCAAATCCATGACTTTCATCAAACATTATGTCAAGAATGGGCTAATGTAGCTAGTCAATGGAATAACCTTAAATCCACTTGGCGTGATAAACAATTTAATGAATTTGAGCCTAAATTTGAGCAATTTTCTGCCAATTATTATGAAGAAATAGAACAATGTGAAAAATATATCACTTTTTTAAGTCAAATAGTTAAAATTGAAGACACAAAACAGTTAAATATAAATAATTTGGTCGCAAAATTTACAGGTGGTGGTCAAGTTAATATTAATAATTTACAATCCATTTCTCCCCCCCCAAAAAAACCTGTTGATATATCCTCCGTCAGCGATTTTGCCAAAAATTTAGAGTATAAAACGGGGTATGGTTCTTTTGAATCCTTTGAAGTCAAATCTCAAGCTCAAATTCAAGCTGTTTTAGCTGATGGTAGTGTAATTGCTCGTATAAAGGTAAAAAAAGAAAAAGATGGAAGAATTTTTATTCAAGATATTGATGTAGCAAATGATTATCGCCGAAAAGGAATTGCAACGATGTTAGTGTATCATCTCGAAGAGAAATTTAAACAAGGAACACAACTCTATTTTGTTGCCAATGATGCACCAAAGTTCTGGAAAGAAATGGGTTTTAAACCTGTTAATAAAGACGAAAAAACAGAATATTGTAAAACTTTATAA
- a CDS encoding cysteine desulfurase family protein, protein MIDRPIYLDNHATTKVDPRVLSAMMPYFSEYYGNPSSNAHLYGWEAQEAVKQARNTIAQGINAEENEIIFTSGATEANNLAIKGVAEAYFSKGQHIITVETEHKAVIEPCEYLQTLGFEITFLPVEKNGLLDLNLLTKNIRSNTILVSVMTANNEIGVIQNIAQIGAICREKEVIFHTDSAQAIGKIPLDVQKINIDLMSLTAHKIHGIKGIGALYIRRKNPRVKLASQIQGGGQERGFRSGTLCTPQIVGFAEAVKIALEEAEAENQRQKHLRDYLWQKLSQLEGIYLNGDLNQRLAGNCNISIDGVDGSALLLALQSKIAVSSGSACSSTSTKPSHVLKALGHSDSLAKASLRFGIGRFNTKEEIEEVAEFTLKTINILRRSSR, encoded by the coding sequence ATGATCGATCGACCGATATATTTAGACAATCATGCTACCACAAAAGTTGATCCTCGTGTATTGTCGGCAATGATGCCTTATTTTAGTGAATATTACGGTAATCCTTCTAGTAATGCTCACCTGTACGGTTGGGAGGCTCAAGAAGCCGTTAAACAGGCTAGAAATACCATTGCACAAGGGATTAATGCCGAAGAAAACGAGATTATTTTTACCAGTGGTGCAACGGAGGCAAATAATTTAGCTATCAAAGGAGTAGCGGAGGCTTATTTTAGCAAAGGGCAACATATTATTACAGTAGAAACAGAACATAAAGCAGTTATCGAACCCTGTGAGTATTTACAGACGTTAGGATTTGAAATAACTTTTTTGCCTGTGGAAAAAAATGGTTTATTAGACTTAAATTTATTAACTAAAAATATTCGATCGAACACAATTTTAGTATCTGTAATGACAGCAAATAATGAAATAGGAGTCATTCAAAATATCGCACAAATTGGAGCTATTTGTCGTGAAAAAGAGGTTATTTTTCATACCGATTCCGCCCAAGCCATCGGTAAAATTCCTTTAGATGTGCAAAAAATAAACATCGATTTAATGTCTTTAACTGCCCATAAAATTCACGGCATAAAAGGTATTGGAGCATTATATATTAGACGAAAAAATCCCAGAGTAAAATTAGCCTCTCAAATACAAGGAGGAGGGCAAGAAAGGGGATTTCGATCGGGTACATTATGTACTCCCCAAATAGTCGGTTTTGCCGAAGCCGTCAAAATTGCCCTAGAGGAAGCAGAAGCAGAAAATCAACGGCAGAAACACCTAAGAGATTATTTATGGCAAAAATTGAGCCAATTAGAAGGAATCTATCTCAATGGAGACTTAAACCAAAGATTAGCAGGAAATTGCAACATTAGTATTGACGGGGTGGACGGTTCAGCATTATTATTAGCATTACAGTCAAAAATAGCCGTATCATCAGGTTCAGCTTGTTCCTCCACCTCCACAAAACCAAGTCATGTACTCAAGGCTTTAGGGCATTCTGACAGTTTAGCGAAGGCTTCTTTACGTTTTGGTATCGGACGTTTTAACACCAAGGAAGAAATCGAAGAAGTCGCCGAATTTACCCTTAAAACTATTAATATTCTACGTCGATCGAGCCGATAA
- a CDS encoding Uma2 family endonuclease, giving the protein MTQTLSKAITLEEFLQQSETKPPQEYIDGNIYTKPMPQGQHSRIQLKLANAINTVTEDTEIAMAFPELRCTFTDKSIVPDVAVFTWEHLPVNDDGTISNQFLLPPDWIIEILSPEQSMSLVTKKIVHCLTNGTQLGWLIDPNQKIIFTYANNSHPLYFDVENEVIPVPDFAQELKLTLGDIFGWLKVKI; this is encoded by the coding sequence ATGACTCAAACCCTTTCCAAAGCCATTACCTTAGAGGAATTTTTGCAACAATCAGAAACAAAACCACCTCAAGAATATATAGACGGAAATATTTACACAAAACCTATGCCTCAAGGACAACATAGCCGTATTCAATTAAAATTAGCTAACGCCATTAACACAGTAACAGAAGATACTGAAATTGCGATGGCTTTTCCTGAGTTGAGATGCACTTTCACTGATAAATCCATTGTGCCTGATGTGGCGGTTTTCACTTGGGAGCATTTACCAGTTAATGATGATGGTACAATATCTAATCAATTTTTGTTGCCTCCTGATTGGATAATTGAAATATTAAGCCCTGAACAATCCATGAGTTTAGTTACGAAAAAAATTGTTCATTGTCTAACTAATGGTACTCAATTAGGGTGGTTAATTGATCCTAATCAAAAAATAATTTTTACCTACGCTAATAATAGTCATCCTTTATATTTTGACGTAGAAAATGAAGTAATCCCCGTGCCAGATTTTGCTCAAGAATTAAAGCTCACTTTAGGGGATATTTTTGGTTGGTTAAAGGTGAAAATTTAA
- a CDS encoding nucleotidyltransferase family protein: MNKQQVLDIVKAHQAQLRDFAVKELFLFGSVARGEETENSDIDFLVDFSHPVGLFTLLRLKGYLENLLGSSIDIGTPDSLRPHLKETVLKEVIRAI; the protein is encoded by the coding sequence ATGAATAAGCAACAAGTTCTCGATATTGTCAAAGCTCATCAAGCTCAACTCCGTGATTTTGCCGTTAAAGAATTATTTTTATTTGGTTCGGTGGCAAGGGGAGAAGAGACAGAAAATAGTGATATAGATTTTTTAGTTGATTTTAGTCATCCAGTAGGATTGTTTACTTTGTTGAGGTTAAAGGGTTATTTAGAGAATTTATTGGGTTCTTCCATTGATATTGGTACACCTGATTCTCTGCGTCCTCATCTTAAGGAAACAGTGTTAAAGGAGGTGATTCGTGCCATCTAG
- a CDS encoding aspartyl protease family protein, giving the protein MTDNNEYQTPAQWYKAHRKELKKYRGEWVAYTCNGIIAHHPQYGEMIKNIQDRTQKYIIERIYETEFTEPLKFYPIRFRNVKKHEWQPKYEVTILGQNPLPIKMLVDSGADISLISKELGLNLGLTKLPEELILQGDSVGGSVSYLLRNLRLRIDSHEFTAPFAWLQMDDCEEILLGREVVFDLFDIEFKQAEETIIFKFRSN; this is encoded by the coding sequence ATGACAGATAATAATGAGTATCAAACTCCAGCCCAATGGTATAAAGCACATCGAAAAGAATTAAAAAAATATCGGGGAGAATGGGTTGCTTATACTTGTAATGGAATTATTGCTCATCATCCTCAATACGGGGAAATGATCAAAAATATTCAAGATAGAACTCAAAAATATATAATCGAAAGAATTTATGAGACAGAATTTACCGAGCCATTAAAGTTTTATCCCATTAGATTTAGAAATGTCAAAAAACATGAATGGCAACCGAAATATGAAGTTACAATATTAGGACAAAATCCTCTGCCGATAAAAATGTTAGTGGATTCTGGTGCGGATATTAGTTTGATTTCTAAGGAATTAGGATTAAATTTAGGCTTAACGAAACTACCTGAAGAATTAATTTTACAAGGAGATAGTGTTGGGGGAAGTGTTAGTTATTTACTGCGTAATTTACGTTTAAGAATAGACTCCCATGAGTTTACCGCTCCTTTTGCTTGGTTACAAATGGACGATTGTGAAGAAATTTTATTAGGTAGGGAGGTAGTTTTTGACTTATTTGATATAGAGTTTAAACAAGCGGAAGAAACTATTATTTTCAAGTTTCGATCGAACTAA